From Corticium candelabrum chromosome 13, ooCorCand1.1, whole genome shotgun sequence, a single genomic window includes:
- the LOC134188736 gene encoding adhesion G protein-coupled receptor E2-like has translation MTAFIAAILITLGGACVTAEFIQQWTQTDASEALGVVYDQHSDGVIAIGSKRIAQTSNSDALCALFRASTGALIWQKEIHMNTNDRATAAVADVESIFVVGTEQGGTQSGSFAVKLNKTDGSLIWSVQAGGSGSVNRNAKAVALSNNGSLLFLAGSLCDSGVQLDGAKCYAYVETLRVSTGASVGVHKFGPGNADEVRAVGVDSSGGLYLAGRTKGALSNLHSEAVAAQNGQYDYFLVKMSAATGAIQWSQQGKGTANDMANSLVIYSNFVYITGVSYHLSLPFAFWSSFDLSDGSRRDDFNGLAGEAHSIVITPGLQGVDGPFITGQDGSQLFVHKYQLGRKTVAKHSVAANAGKTLGGGYSALVTAVDGGGIIAKAIAIGGTQTATSTAEKSYVVQRLELINNCSASICGQNGDCIDLIDDFQCRCHAGYEGESCENEIDECQTNQCQNMGSCLDGIASYTCVCTPGFTGVHCEVDIDDCVPNPCVNGSCNDLVTDFHCICDSGWEGKTCAKNIDDCRGISCGPGVCHDLLAAYTCTCPAGFSGQHCEINIDDCASNPCMNGGQCVDGIDSYTCMCLSGTSPPNCVDDVNECLPSPCLNEGVCTPGIGTFTCKCKQGYVGQRCEAAAGHCDSNPCQNGGKCSVLASGFYCTCPRGFKGRMCENQMPTPCQLSPCQNGGTCFATTTESFTCTCRDPYSGPTCNEIDITALSNADVTSTNAEDVAQSFNKAAQDPSTLEVNDISNFAKLTSELFGVGDLSHVAIDNTFDALSSLLGTPTEVLDAAHNRDNSSAMLSQSLETFGEHVLRPEMERTEISKGNIALTAELFKHQLSSSGHYLTFQIIGKRTLPESESLSLSPISGINSIKTQPKQQVYGILQLPKSLLSDITTAKPFVLNTVAFRDSRFFPGLLPVGSVVNSLVLSVRLNSSSTRHLREPVTFSLRLEAHSSNVTRPQCVWWDYTAHNKKGNWSTAGCTTLLSSLTKDGHGYVNCSCTHLTNFAVVIRAPTDTAQSDSKDDKNERVLHYITLTFGPLSMLSLGVTIFLILTIKILRENQAMQIVLNLCLALLLTLLFFVMGIERSSNTNWCRASAILIHFFALSSFAWMLIEGVNFYLHMVRVFSYRSKKIVLKYAIFGWGVPLLIVLAAIVTDVRSDGGVYVRDDVCWISSKGWFYGSFIAPVCLVLLVNIIIFVMLAKVIRSTQSGIQEKNARVRKLKILCAVAILMGFPWLFLAFAWGDQRVVFDYLFTIFATLQGFIIFLFNIFFNREVQNIICAAHLKGVRKVAKASKKQLEDMESMGSACDSISSSGEYLFHQDSSPPRRSFLSWFFKSSKSSPNSDFSVSTMSTSVASNSLNSSLSRKNSHKSSADSTKILVPKRRDSKTVMKDKQEVCRPAANESPMSEFSMAASPTDAFSDLPYAHVNTKFYEKSDGRGGESV, from the exons ATGACGGCGTTCATCGCAGCCATTTTGATCACTCTGGGCGGAGCTTGCGTGACAGCAG AGTTTATCCAGCAATGGACTCAGACGGATGCGAGTGAGGCTCTTGGTGTTGTTTACGATCAGCACTCGGACGGTGTTATCGCCATCGGATCGAAACGCATCGCACAGACATCCAATTCGGATGCGCTTTGCGCCTTATTTCGTGCCTCCACCGGAGCTCTAATCTGGCAAAAGGAGATCCACATGAACACTAACGACCGTGCGACTGCTGCAGTAGCCGACGTTGAAAGCATTTTTGTCGTCGGGACCGAACAGGGTGGCACACAAAGTGGCAGTTTTGCTGTGAAGCTTAACAAAACCGACGGATCTCTCATATGGAGCGTGCAGGCCGGCGGATCCGGGTCGGTAAATCGCAATGCCAAAGCGGTCGCTCTATCCAACAATGGCAGTCTTCTCTTCCTCGCCGGAAGTCTGTGCGATTCGGGTGTCCAACTGGATGGCGCGAAGTGCTACGCGTATGTCGAAACACTGAGGGTATCAACCGGTGCGAGTGTCGGAGTCCATAAATTTGGACCCGGAAATGCGGATGAAGTGCGAGCTGTTGGGGTGGACAGCAGTGGGGGTCTCTATCTAGCCGGTCGCACTAAGGGCGCGCTGTCTAACCTTCACAGTGAGGCAGTTGCTGCTCAAAACGGTCAATACGATTACTTTCTTGTCAAAATGAGCGCCGCAACGGGAGCCATCCAATGGAGCCAGCAAGGAAAAGGAACTGCAAACGACATGGCAAACTCATTGGTGATTTACTCGAATTTTGTTTACATCACGGGCGTTAGTTATCATCTCTCTCTTCCGTTTGCCTTCTGGTCGTCGTTTGATTTGTCGGACGGAAGCAGGAGGGACGATTTTAATGGATTGGCTGGAGAGGCGCACAGCATTGTGATCACTCCCGGACTTCAGGGTGTAGACGGGCCGTTTATTACCGGACAGGACGGATCGCAGCTTTTTGTGCATAAGTATCAGCTTGGACGGAAAACGGTTGCTAAGCACTCTGTTGCAGCAAACGCTGGGAAGACGTTGGGAGGTGGATACTCGGCTTTGGTTACTGCAGTGGATGGAGGGGGAATTATAGCTAAAGCGATTGCAATTGGTGGTACTCAAACGGCCACTTCAACTGCAGAGAAGTCTTATGTTGTTCAACGGCTGG AATTGATCAACAATTGTAGTGCGAGTATCTGCGGTCAGAACGGTGACTGCATTGATCTCATCGACGACTTCCAATGTCGCTGTCATGCTGGATATGAAGGTGAAAGCTGTGAGAATGAGATCGACGAGTGCCAGACAAATCAGTGTCAAAACATGGGAAG ttgtttggatggaATAGCATCATATACTTGTGTCTGTACGCCCGGATTCACTGGGGTGCATTGTGAGGTAGACATCGACGACTGTGTTCCCAACCCATGTGTAAACGGTAGCTGCAATGATTTGGTTACTGATTTTCACTGCATCTGTGACTCCGGATGGGAAGGAAAGACGTGTGCAAAGAATATTGACGATTGTAGAGGCATCAG CTGTGGCCCTGGTGTTTGCCATGACTTGCTTGCAGCATACACTTGCACATGTCCTGCTGGATTTTCCGGGCAACATTGCGAGATCAACATTGATGACTGTGCATCCAATCCGTGCATGAATGG TGGTCAATGTGTTGACGGTATCGACTCGTACACGTGCATGTGCTTATCCGGGACATCGCCTCCTAATTGTGTCGATGACGTCAACGAGTGTTTGCCCTCTCCGTGCCTGAACGAAGGCGTTTGTACACCCGGAATTGGAACGTTTACttgcaaatgcaaacaag GCTATGTTGGGCAACGTTGTGAGGCTGCGGCAGGTCATTGTGATTCGAATCCTTGCCAAAATGGAGGGAAATGTTCTGTCCTGGCGTCTGGATTTTACTGCACGTGTCCTAGAGGTTTCAAAGGCAGAAT GTGTGAAAACCAAATGCCAACTCCCTGCCAGTTATCTCCTTGTCAGAACGGAGGCACTTGTTTCGCCACCACCACCGAGTCATTCACATGCACATGTCGTGACCCATACTCCGGACCCACATGCAACGAGATCGACATCACTGCCCTTTCAAACGCCGACGTCACAAGTACAAATGCAGAAGACGTTGCCCAGTCATTCAACAAAGCGGCGCAAGATCCGTCGACCCTCGAGGTCAACGACATTTCGAATTTTGCCAAGTTGACATCAGAATTGTTTGGTGTGGGTGACTTGTCCCATGTGGCAATTGACAATACGTTTGATGCTTTGAGTTCACTACTTGGGACGCCCACTGAAGTGCTGGATGCTGCTCATAATCGGGATAATTCGTCAGCGATGTTGTCACAGTCGTTGGAGACGTTTGGAGAACATGTGCTACGACCTGAGATGGAGAGAACGGAAATTTCAAA AGGCAATATTGCTCTAACTGCCGAGCTCTTCAAGCATCAACTATCATCATCCGGTCACTACCTAACCTTCCAAATCATTGGAAAACGTACATTGCCTGAGTCAGAGTCTCTATCACTGTCACCCATTTCCGGCATTAACAGCATTAAGACACAACCCAAACAGCAGGTGTATGGCATTCTACAGTTACCAAAGTCACTGTTGTCTGACATCACCACTGCCAAGCCTTTTGTGTTGAACACTGTTGCATTCAGAGACTCAAGATTTTTTCCGGGTTTACTTCCTGTTGGTTCGGTTGTCAACTCTCTG GTTTTGTCGGTGAGATTGAATAGTAGCAGCACTCGTCATCTTCGGGAGCCTGTGACGTTTAGTTTGAGACTGGAGGCTCATTCGAGTAATGTGACGAGGCCGCAGTGTGTTTGGTGGGACTACACGGCGCATAATAAGAAAGGCAACTGGTCTACTGCAG GTTGTACCACACTTTTGTCTTCTCTAACAAAGGACGGCCACGGGTACGTAAACTGCAGCTGCACACATCTCACCAACTTTGCGGTCGTTATTAGAGCTCCAACCGACACGGCCCAATCAGATTCAAAGGATGACAAGAACGAACGTGTACTTCACTACATCACACTGACATTTGGTCCTCTATCTATGCTCTCTCTGGGTGTGACTATTTTCCTTATTCTCACCATTAAG ATTTTGAGGGAGAACCAGGCCATGCAGATCGTCTTGAATCTTTGCCTTGCTCTCCTCTTAACATTGCTCTTCTTTGTAATGGGTATTGAACGCAGCTCCAACACTAACTGGTGCCGAGCTTCTGCCATTCTTATTCATTTCTTCGCCTTGTCGTCATTTGCTTG GATGCTGATTGAGGGTGTCAACTTCTACTTGCATATGGTGCGAGTGTTTAGTTACAGAAGCAAGAAGATTGTATTGAAATATGCAATTTTTGGATGGG gtgttcCGTTGTTGATTGTATTGGCTGCGATTGTTACTGACGTGCGATCGGATGGTGGGGTTTATGTCAGAGATGATGT TTGCTGGATCTCAAGCAAGGGCTGGTTTTACGGATCTTTCATTGCACCCGTGTGTCTGGTACTGCTCGTAAACATCATCATCTTTGTGATGCTTGCAAAAGTCATCAGATCCACTCAGTCAGGAATCCAAGAAAAAAATGC GCGAGTACGAAAATTGAAGATTTTGTGTGCGGTCGCCATTCTGATGGGTTTCCCATGGCTTTTCCTTGCATTCGCATGGGGCGACCAACGTGTCGTCTTTGACTATTTGTTCACCATATTTGCCACCCTACAAGGCTTCATCATCTTCCTCTTCAACATCTTCTTCAATCGCGAGGTACAAAACATCATTTGTGCAGCTCATTTGAAGGGAGTCCGGAAGGTCGCGAAGGCATCGAAGAAGCAGCTAGAAGATATGGAGTCGATGGGTAGCGCATGCGACTCCATCTCTTCGTCCGGCGAGTATCTTTTCCATCAGGATTCGTCTCCACCTCGAAGGTCATTTTTGAGTTGGTTTTTCAAGAGTTCAAAGTCGTCACCCAACTCGGATTTCTCTGTGTCAACGATGTCAACATCGGTTGCTTCTAACTCACTGAACAGCAGCCTGAGCAGGAAAAACAGCCACAAGAGCTCTGCAGACAGCACGAAGATTCTAGTACCCAAACGACGCGATTCGAAGACTGTGATGAAGGACAAGCAAGAGGTCTGTCGTCCGGCTGCTAACGAGTCGCCAATGTCGGAATTCTCGATGGCTGCTTCACCGACCGACGCGTTTTCGGATCTACCCTATGCCCATGTCAACACAAAATTCTATGAGAAGTCAGATGGACGTGGAGGAGAATCGGTGTAG